Genomic window (Thiosulfatimonas sediminis):
GCATTATCACCAACCTGGAAGGCAAAACCGATTTGGAAGGCTTATATGCCATTGGCGAAACGGCCTATACCGGTTTACACGGTGCAAATCGTTTAGCCAGTAACTCGCTGGCCGAAGGCTTGGTGTTTGCCAAAATGGCCTATCAAAGCATCGAAAATGCCTTTGGCGCCCTAAGCGAACATGAATTTAATGCCAAAACATGGGATGTCAGTGGCATTACAGAACCCAAAGAAAAAGTTATGGTCAGCCATGATTGGGACGAATTACGCCGTGTAATGTGGGATTATGTCGGCATCGTTCGGACCGATAAACGCTTAAAACGAGCGCGTAAACGAATTAAGACACTGCAAGCGGAAGTGAGTGAATACTATCGCCAGCATTTCATTACCAGCGACCTGTTGGAACTGCGTAATTTAACGATGGTGGCCGAATTGATGGTCATGTGCGCGCAACGCCGCAAAGAGAGCCGCGGCTTGCATTACAATTTAGATTATCCGCATCTGAGTAAAAATGCCAAACCAACCATACTTAAACCGAAAGGGCCGCAAAAGCTAAAAAGTTAATCGATTTGACAGGATTCATCCTCGCTGCGCGACCTTAAGGCAAATCAGAGGTAATTTCCTCGATTAAGCCCTCGTTAACCAAGCGGTCAATATTGACCAACACCACCATGCGTGAAGCTTTGACTTTCGCCGCACTATCGGCAGCACGACTCTGCTCTGTGGATTCAATACTCGCCAAGCCGATAATAAACTGCGCCTTAATATCAGTCGAGGTATCTGGCGGCGGCTGCAAGCTGTTAATATCAAATGTCTTAACATCACTCACCGCATCAACCACCAAGCCCACTGTCCGCTCGCCCTGTGAAGTCAGCACGTGCACCACAATGACGACCGTCGTGGGCTTATACTCCGCTTTTAAGCGAAAGCGTTCACGTAAATCGATAATCGGCACAATATTGCCACGTAAATCCACCACCCCTTTAACAAACGGTGGCACATTCGGAAGTGGATTGGGTCGCTCCCAACCGCGAATTTCTTGTACACGCTGAATTTCTACGCCGAACTGCTCACGACCGATAATAAAAGTTAAAAATTCTTGTTTACTGGTCACCGCCATCTCCATTTGACTTTGCTGCAAGGCCACTCAAAAAGGTGGTCTCAATTAACAATGGACTCATCTTAGCGAAATCACCATAGCGCAACAATAAGAGTTTGGCCCTGACACGCTTTTGTTGCTCACAAATTTCTTCAAATCAAGAGATTGTGCGCTTGAATTTCCGCCAAAGGGAACTATATTACAGTCAGTAATTTCTATTGCCCTCCCCATTTGGGCAAACAAACTCCAAATTTAAGGCTTAAAGGATTTTTTATGCAAACAGCGGCGGCAATGGATTCAACTTGGCAGACGTTTTTACTTTCTCAAAATGCGCAGTTTGACGAAACCGGAAAAATCCAAACATTTGGTACCCCCGAGCTGGAACGCTACTTAATTAAACATGGCCCGGTTTTAACCAGCTTAAGTCACCAAGCATTGCTTAAGGTAAGTGGCGATGATGCTCAAGCCTTTTTACAAGGACAACTGACCAGCGACATCAATCAAGTCAGTGATACTCAGGCACAAATGTCCGCCTACTGCGATCCCAAAGGCAACGTTCTGGCGATTTTCACCGTCTTTAAATACCAAGGGGATTTTTACCTCAGTTTTGACGGCTCGCTATCGCAAAGCATTCAAAAACGTCTACAGATGTTTGTTATGCGTTCCGCCGTTAAAATTGAAGATGTTGCCAATCAGCTGATTCAAATTGGTTTTGCCGGCGAGTTCGCCGATATTGATGTGCAGCGTCGCTTGGAAAGCAAAGTGAAAACCGTTTTTGAAACCGCACTTTCAAAAGACCCTAGCATCGCTGATGTTCTGATTATCAAAGTCCCCGGTCCTTATCATAAATATGCGATTTTCGGTCCTGCCGAGCAGATGCAAACCGTTTGGACAAAGCTACGCGTTAATTGCGATGTCACCAACCATAACGATTGGCAGTTGCTGGATATTGCGGCCGCGGTCCCGAATGTCACCGATAAAACCAGCGGACAGTTCACTGCGCAGTTTTTAAACCTCGACAAATTCTCGGCAATCAGCTTTAAAAAAGGCTGTTTCCCAGGGCAAGAAATCATCGCACGGATTCACTATCGCGGCAAAATCACAAAGCGTATGCTGCGTATCCGCCTGCAAGAAAATCTAGATTTACACGCTGGTGACGTTCTAGCCTTAACCGACTCACAAGGTAAAATCCATAAACTGGATGTCATTAACTGTCGAGCGGACATTTTCAATGGTTGCCTATGCAATGCCATCGGTACCTTAAAATCGCTGGATGCAGTAGAAGGCGAATTACAAAGTTCAGAGGGGCAAAGCGCGATTATTGAACCACTGCCATACTCTATCCTAGAAGAAAAATAAGCGCTAATTCAAAGGGGATTTGTTCAGTGGCCCCTTAATCAACGTAAGGCAATGGCAACGAAACTTATTACAGCGTAACCGGCCGTTAACTAATCGCAATCAAAAACCGACTAACCGCGGCTTTTGATTGCGTTAACTGCGTAAATTCATTATTCTGATTTCCGACCTGTTTACCCAACTCTGCAGCGGAGACCGTGTAATGAAACAAAGCAGCGCCCTGCGTTATAGCCTGCTGATTGGCTTAGCAACCCTCTCTCTCGGAGTGCTCATCTCCTTCACAATGCTGGGTTTTTTCGTACACTCGCAATATCAACAAGACAACCAAAAAAATCAACAACTACTGAATAACGAAAGTCGTTTTGTTGAGCATTTAATGACGCAACGCTTGCGTAGTTTTCAACAACATCTCGCTCTGCTGCAAAAAAATCTCAGCACAAATCAACAACTGATCGATCAAGAAGCATCCGCTGAAATCGCTAAACAACTGCAAACTTTGCAGTACCAACAACTGCAAACCTTTATCCAAACCCACCCGCATTTTAGTGAAATCATTTTGTTTGATAAGCAGATGCGTAATCGTGCAGAAATATTTTCCCACAGCATTCAAAATGCTGCACAAAGTACTTTTCAGCTAAATCCTGAGTTTTCGAATGAAATCCAACAATTGCAACCCAACGACATCTTTCTGTCAAAACTGCAATTAGATACACTTAACGCGATGCAGGAAAACCGAACCTTTATCCTGATGGCAACGCCTTATACAAACAATGCTAAACCCTCGGTCACCCAAGGATACATTGCGGTCAAAATATCCTTACAGGAACTACTCTTACCGCTGTATCCATTTAATAATGACAAAACACCCATCAATCATCTGATGAACTTATGGATTTTGGAGCGCAATCTGAGCGCCCTTTCAATCAACCCAATCACCCCTCTTTGGGAACAAATGAACAGTCTAAGTACCGCCAGTAGTGATGTGTTTACTGGCCTCAGTGAAATGCTGACGCGCGCGCAAAAAGAGGGCACGCAAACTCGTCCGATTGAAAATCATCAATATCAAGTACGCGCCATACAGCTTCAACAAGTACCGGTTAAGAATACACACAATGCGCTACCGCACACCGTCATTGACCATTTCACCCCTCTGTACTTAATTGGTCGCAGCGCCTATTCGGCAGATATAACCACTTATATTTTGCAGACTCCGCAACTCCGCCCAATGATTTACGGCATCTTGCTGCTCAATTTATTACTCACAATCTTAATCACCGTTTTTGCTTGGCGCCATGCCAAAAATAAAATCGCTCGCGATAAAGACAACAATTTATTACATCACTTTATCCAAAAGGCGCCGCAAGCGGTGATGGTGGCCAATGCCAATGGCGAAGTTCAGCTCAGTAACCAAAGCGCGCTTAACTTAATACCTCGCCTACTGGCCGAGCAGAATGCGCAAAAAAAACACAGTCATTCGGCGAGCATTGAAAAACCAGAAAACTTTAATTTACTATCACAGCTCAGCTCGGACGAACAATACAAACTGTTCCAACTAGAAACCCTCTTCAAGCGCATCTATCTACCTGCGGACAACCGCTACTCGGGCAAATATTTTTACTGCAAGATTTTTGCAATAGAACACAATCATGAACTCTTGGCAATTGGCGCAACCTACTCCGACCAGACGCAAATTGAGGAAGCACAACAACACCTTAAAGAGACACAAGAACGAATTAGCGCGATTTTTGACTCCGCTGCCGATGCAATTTTAGTCGTCAACCAACAAGGCACGATTATTGAACACAATGTCACTGCAGAGCAGATGTTTGGCTACAGTGCAGAGGAGTTTAAAGGCCTTAAAGTGGAACAACTGATGCCCGAGCGCTTCCGTCACAATCATGTACAAGTGCGCGAAAACTATATGCACCGTCCGCGAATGCGGTTAATGCAAGATGCCGCACTACTGAGCGCACAAAACAAAAATGGCGAAGTGTTTCCTATCGAAGCCAGCTTAAATGCAGTGAAAAGTGACGATAAACTGGTGGTCTGTACAGTGCGAGACATTCGCGAGCGGCAACGTATCCAACAACAACTAAACCAAGCGCAAAAGATGGATGCGATTGGCAAGCTGACCGGTGGAATCGCCCATGACTTTAATAATTTAATTGCCATTATTGTCGGCAATCTCGACCTTTCGGAAGTGTATTTAGAAAAAAACAACGTCAGCCAAGCGCACCAATCGATTAAAAAAGCACAACAAGTGACTGAACGCGCCACCAATTTAACCAAACGTCTCTTAGCTTTTGCGCGTAAACAGACGCTTGCTCCAGAAAAGATTCACTTAAAAACCCTGCTTGAAGCCGAGTTAGAAATGATTGAACGCGTCGTCTCTAAACAAGTACGATTACACTTGCAAGTAAATGATAACTTACCGGACATCACCGCCGATCGCCTCGAATTTCAAACCGCGCTACTGAACTTAGCGATTAACGCCAACGATGCCATGCCAGATGGCGGTGATATTTTTATTCAAGCCAGCATGAGTGAAATCAGCGAAGAACAGAGCTTTTTAGGCGAATCCCTCAAAGCCGGTGAATACGTTGTGGTCAGCGTTACGGATACCGGAAGCGGCATTGCCAAGGCAGAACAAGACCGTATTTTTGAACCTTTCTATACCAACAAACCTGTCGGCAAAGGCACGGGCTTAGGCCTTTCGATGGTCTACGGCTTTATGAAACAAAGTAACGGACAAGTAAAACTTTATTCCGAAGTGGGGATTGGCAGTAGCTTCTCGCTGTTTTTCCCGGCGGTAAATACGCCACAAAAAGGCGCTGAACAGTTGCTTTACGAACCTACCCCAGTACAACATCAAGCCAACCAAATGTCGCGTGCAAACCACAAACGCTATCGCCTACTCTTGGTAGACGACGAATACGAACTACTCAGCTTAGCCCAAAAATGCCTCGAAAGTGTCGGTTATCATGTAATCTGCGCCAACAGCTCACAAGCCGCTATCCATGAAATTGAAAACCACGGCTCGCAGATTGACTTGGTCTTTAGTGATGTCATTATGCCCGAGAAAAACGGCTTACAACTGGCAGAACAAATTCATAACTTATTTCCAGATATTCCGGTTATCTTCTCCTCAGGTTTTCCTGAAGAAGCCTTGCAACAACATCAACAAACCGATTATCCGATCAAGATTCTCAAAAAACCGTACCGCAAAGCGGAACTGCTCGACTACATCGAACAACACCTACCAAAGAAATAAACAATCCGGCTGCAACGCCTTTGGTTATGTACCATTCAAAAGCATGACTGGAAGCTTAGATTTAACGCTTCCAATCTACGCCTCTCTTCACCACTTTTGCTGGTGAACCGGCAATAATCGTGTTCTCCTCCGTAAACGCTTTATTGACAAAGGAACAGGCACCAATCACGCAATTATTCGGAATAACCGTATTTTTTGACAAAAACGCTCGGGCGGCAATCCAAACATGATCCCCGACGATTAAAGGGTTGGCCTCATTGACCCGCTGCCCCGTCTCCAACAAATAGATTTTGTGTACATCCGTAGAACGAATTTCAATTTCACGCGAAATCATGCAATTCTTACCAATTGTCACATTCTGATCACGACTCAAAAGATAAACGCTTTCTGCGGTGGTATTCTCACCAATTCGAACCTCCAGACCACAACCATCGACCAAAATACGGCCTGACCATTTCACGTTATCGCCAATGATGACCTGATTATTTTGCCCTTTAAAAATAATTTGCAATTTACGGGCTCGAAAATTATCACCAATCTCAATACGGTTATTGACCGCACCTGGCTTAAAAACAAACGCATTAAGCCCTTTAAACGCAGAATTTTTACCAATATTTATTTGATTCTGATCCAGTGCCCCCAGAACAACATACTGGTGAAGATGACGTGCTTTAACTAGCCAACTCCATAGCTTTTTAAACTTTTGTTTAAACCAATCCATAATATCAATCATAAAGCCTTTGATTTATTACACGCCAGACTCGCCAAGCGAACTTGTGCTTGCTCAAGCATTAATTGACGTCGCTCAACGTCATCAGCTAATTCCAAAATCGCTTCTATCCATAATGCCGGTTCCAGTGGTAATACCAAACCCGCGGGAATAACGCCTGAGGAACATATTGACGCAACAAACCCAGCACTTTCGCTATTTACAGAATAAATACCCACCGCACCAGCTTGCGTAATGTCGAACACCTTGGTGTATGAACGTGCAGCATTAAAAGCCGAATCCAGCAAAGGTGCTAGACCAATATGCCGCCCAGGTTGCTTAATAAAATGCTGATACGCCTCCCATCCCATTGGATGGATAACCTGAACTCTGGGCAAACCTTTAAAAGCTTGATAAACCGATGGTCCACCGATTATTTCAAAACAAACGTTCTTATTGCGCGCTAATACGGCTGTCATAACCGGCAAAAGCCACTCGATTTCCGCTTTATGAGAGGCGGAACCATGGTAAAAGACTTTCACCGAATTATGTAGCGCTTGAACCGGTTTAGGTGTCATCAAATCAGGAGAATAAGCATGATACTTATTTAGTAGATAGGGAGTAGAAACCCAAAATTCCGCTTGCTGTTGTAGTAACCAGTTTTTATGCAGAGCAGCTAATGTTAATAACTTCCAACGATAGCGCAGCGGCATTCCTTTGGAAGCCTTCAAATCAAGCAAATCATCATCCATAAAAAAATAGAGAGACTTTAAAACAACTCTATTTTCAGCAACTAGTTGACGCCATTTTTTCGGCAAATAACGTACAAAAACGACAATTGCATCCGTTAAAAGATCCGCTGAAATCCCTTGATTAAAAGTGCAGCGTTTAACATCAAATTTAGTCAATGGAAATTGCGGCAGAACAAAATAATCGGTAGATGGGTTTTCTCGCTCTTCAATGATAATCACCTGTGTTTTAGATTGCGCCTTATCGGTAACACTCATCGCTTTAACCAAGGTTTTTTAACCATCGGATAACGGCTCAGTTCAAAATTGGGTCTGGCATAGTTAAGATTTGGATTATAAAACGGATCATTTTTAAGAACATGTCCCCACCTTGAACGAATATAGTCCGCCTCTTTTTTAGCTCTAGCTATTTTCTCAGGATTATCATCTTTGCCACGCGAGACCGATTCGTGATGATACATCTTTACATAAGGGGTAAAGACTACACGCATGCCTTTTTCACGTACTCTTAAACAATAGTCGACGTCATTAAACGCCACCGACAAATGCCTTTCATCTAACCCGTTTAAACTCTCAAATACATCACGTTGCGTTAAAAGACAGGCCGCAGTGACCGCCGACAAGTCTTGGGCAACTATCGCACGCCCCATGTAACCAGCCTGCTCTTCTTCAAACCCAGAAAAGAAATGATCGGCGCAACCCCCAGGGCCAACCGCATCGCCTGCGTGCTGAACCGTGCCGTCAGGAAACAACAATTTAATACCAACAGCCCCAACATTAGACTGTTGTAACTGTCCCAACATCACTTCTAACCAATCTGGAGAAATCACTTCGGTATCATTGTTTAACAAACAAAAAACTTCGCCATTACAATATTTGGCGGCGTAATTGTTAATGGCAGAGTAATTAAATGGCTTGTTGTATTCAACCACGTTAACATTCTGTAACGCACTGACCTTGGCAAAATACGCTGAGGTCTCGAGCTCTTCTGACTGATTATCAACAATGATAATTTCAAAATGATCGTAGCTTGTTTTGGTCAACAAACTTTCAACACAACGTTCAAGGTGGTGCAACATATCACGTGTTGGGATAATGATGCTCACTAAAGGCCTCGCTTTTACAGCGTAAACAATCTTTTTATAGATCAAATGGTAATCAGATATATCAGCAATAATTTCGTGCTTGTTAAAAAATTTTGTTAATAACTCGGTTTCCTGCACACCCTCAGCCAACAATCGCTTTTGATTATTCGCTAATAAAGGCTTGGAAAACAACAACGCAGGAATACGACATACCTCTAAGCCATCAGACTGATAAGGCTTTAATCGACTGAATAACCGAAGAATTACTGCATAAATAGTGAGATTTTTACAACTTTCTAAATCCAAATAATCTGTGTTGACCATTAACACGCCACCAATAAAATTTTGGCTTAAAAAGAACTCAGGTGACCATTCAGGTTTTAAAACAGGCGAACAACGTTCACCATTCTCATCAATATAATCATGATCGCTATAAATCATCGCCGCATTCGGCTTTAAACAGGCCTGGTGTGCAAACCAATAAAGCGCATGAGGACGTAGCTGACAACCCTCTTCAACCAACATCAACCAGCGGGTATTTCGATGCTGATAAAACTCATAGCTCAAATCGGATTTTTTAACGATTTTAAAACGTGAATAAAGCTGTTCAGACAAGCCATTTTGGATGGCACGACTCGAAATCGCTTCAGTTTGGTGACCAAGTTCAAGTAACTCAATTTCAGGCAGCTGCGAGTTCTTCTTAATTAACCGCTTAATTTTGAAAATATCTTTATGGTTCAACTGATCAAACAGCTTTAACCACTCTTTATATTCAATCTTAGGGCTATAGGCTCTAAATCGACCCGCAATTTCATAAGCTTTCGATAAATCGAAAATAAACTGATGCCACCGAATACCTGCCTTATAAATCACATCTTGATTTTGACTTTTATAAAGCAGATAAAGCCGTTTTGACATTAAGTAGTTTCGCTCAAACCAAGAGATAGATTTGAACTGAAAATCTTGCATTTGAAAACGGCCTTTTGAGCTCATTGGTTCAAAGTAGATTTTTTCAATATTGGCTGGGAAGTGAACTACCTCAAAAATTTTACCTTTCAAAGTAATGGGCAATTTGTAAGTGAAGGTTTTACCACCTTTCAACTTAAACACCAACTTAGCGTCATAACCGGTGCACTGTCTAAGTAATAGACCTTTTACAACGACCCATCTTTTAGGCCACTTAGTGCCGGACTCTGCATAACATTTAAAATAGGCAGGGGTATCTTCCACCCTCCAAGACTGAACGGTATCGTGCTTATTTAAGTGCGAGTGAAGTGGCTTTAGCGAGATATTCATGTAAGTTGTTGGGCATTCGCCACACGACCCTCTTCTAGGCCAAATTTAAGGTAATGAACAAATGGGTTCATCGAAGACTTTGATACGTCTTGGTAGCGGTTGATATAGAACTTCAAATCAAAAAACTCTGTCGGGTCACGTTTTTCAATTACGCCAAAACGCAAAAAATGCTCAATCGGATCAATCCCAGCATTGGCAACATCCGGATATCGTAAAAGATACCAAGTTTTATCAAACGTTCCAGATGCTTCAATAATTTGTTTATCGCGTTTTTGCAATTTGTTTAATTTAGACTTTTTAAACCAGGGTTTTGTTACCTCAGCAGATTCTATTTTAGGTAAAACTGTCGTCAAGGTGTTTAACGTTTCATGTACCTGTTTTATTAATTCGTCTGGATAAGACCAAACCTCTTCATTCCGGTCATGACTTTTAAAGTAATCTTTATGCTTTACCCTGCCCTTAGAGGCGGCACTGCCTTTGCGAGACTTACCTAAGACAAATTCTTCTAACGACTTAACAACGTAATGATTAACGCGTAAGTTTTCCCATATCGGAGTAACCGCAACACCAAGTTTCTCAGCCACCATAGCCACATCTTCGCCTAACGTATTGACATAGCGACCAGATTTCAAACTCACATAATGCGGGTTTCTAAAGGCCTTAATCGTATTTGGTCGCACCATAGTCTTGTAGTTTTTATTGGCCGTAAATTTCATCGCCGATTGACGGGTAAAACGCTCAATGACCATCCCGTCCTCTTTAAACAGCTGTCCTGCTGAACCAAAGCAAGCCCACTGCATCGCCAAAGCAGAAATATTCTGGTCTGCAAATATACGGTCAATAAAAGGGGTAATGGTCAACTCGCCATCTAATGGCGTTAAATATTCATCCGCATCAATAAAAGCAATCAAATCAATATCGTTTGGACACAGCGAAACCAGCTTTTTATAAGCCGGCAGTTGCGGCTTGACATCACCCACCGTTGGAAAATCAACAAACGTTACCAAACCTAATTTGACCAACTTTTGCAAAATCTCACTGGTTTCATCCGTACTGTCATTACTGGCAATTAAAAAATGCCGAACACCCACTACCCAGTGATACGCGATCCACTCCAGCAAATAATCCGCCTCGTTTTTAACGATAGCACCGATAGCAATTTTCAATTTTTTATTTACCAACTCATTCGACCTATTTAATTTCTGGCGTATTTTCAATATAAAGTGGCTCAGACTTCTGCCTTACTGACCAATGCTTTTCTTTCGATGCGCCATTATAACTAGCGGAAATTCGACTCATCCATCCATTACTATCTTCATGCTGCCAAGCAACTTTTGATGGAATAATGCTAATTGCGCTCGGTTCTTTCAAACAACTTAAGGCCTTTTTCCATACCACCAAGCCGGTGACGTTCACAACCCCTTGATTAGGGATTTTATAGTGAACATTTTCTATAATCATTTTCAACAGCTGTTCGGTATTCTCAGATGCCGGTTCACTGACAATAAAAGAATTGATTAACTGTCCATCAGGCGTCTGCACCGTTGTCTAATATGGTTGTTCCGCCAACATCAATCAACTCATTCAGAAACGCCATTTTAGGCACATTTTTTAAATCTGAATAGACACCGCCCTCTCGATTAATAATCGCAACACGAGCGATATCCGATTTCATCGCTTCAAAACGGCTTGTCTCTATGGCGTCTATTACCCGAAGGGAATCACTAAAAACTTGCTCAATTAACCGTTTAGACCACACTTTTATTTCAAAATCAGGAAACATCTCAGCCCATTGGCCAATATTATTGCGAATATCAAGCGGTAAATCGTCAAGCCCGTCATGCCCACTGGGCGAAAACCAAACAAAGTGAATTTTTTTAGGAATACCAGCTGTCGCTGTAAAAGTCGTCTTCTGCTTAGAATCGCTTAACAAACCATCAACTTCAGTTTTCAAACGCGAATGCCAAGTAAATTGTTCTAAAAAAGCAAAATCATGCGATTGATTGGCGTCGAGAGCGGAGTGAATCTGCATGATAAATTCGTCATGCGATTTAACAGTAATCACCGCGGATGCATCAGGTAGGTTTTTCACTTCTGTTGCCACCACCGGCACGCGGTTAGCCAGATACACAAACACCTTTAAAGGGTTCATGTTATCGGTCATGTCCATTTTAAGATGCGGCACAATCCCAACATCAAACTGAGACACGATCGCATTGATATTTTCGTAAGGCACCACACCGAACATACGAATATTCGAGTGTTTTTGCAAGGCTCTCACCATTGGGTTTGCATGCGTAGAGCCAACCAAAACAATCAAAGCGTCGGAAAACTCATCGGCAATTCTCTCTATGAGAGGAATATCTATTTTCGCTTCCAGATTCCCGACAAAACCGATTACCTTACCTTTAAAGCCCTTCAACTCTTCGTAAAGCGGATTATTGATCGGCTCAACCATTTTCGGTGAGGCTTCGCAGCCGTTTGCAACCAATCGAATATCTGGATTAAACACCTGCATCGAATCAATTACCGGCTGACAATTCGCCATTGCTAAATCGGCATGCCCAAGCAAATTTTGGTAATGCTCGGTTAACCAAGCCTTCTCAACCTGCGAAACATGCGGCCAAGCGCGATGATCGTCCACCACATCCACTACCACTTTTTGCGGCTTAAAGACATCCAATATTTTTTCCGCTAATGGAATTTTCGGATAGAGCCAAAATACCGATTTATCCGCACTCACTCCCTCTCGGTCAAAAACATCCTGCAAATATTGTGCGTAACCGTCAAACAGCGAAATTCTCTGTCCATCGCCATCCTCTCGCATGGTGTAAACACCTGCTGGATGCGCAAACACATTGTAAGAAATCTTCGGCGTATCTAGCTTGCCGAGTAGCTTCTCATAAATCTTGATATAGATATTTCGGCTCTGGGTTAGCTCGTCCGCAGAACGCAGGCGCGCGATATCAAATTCGGAGATCGGTGCATCAAAAATCACTACTTTACGCACATCATCTCGACTTGCCAAATACTCTATAACCATATCCGAGCGCCGCCCATAAAGCCCGGTATCGTTCTGCTTCCAAAAAACAACAATATCAATGCCTGTTGCTTCATTTGCTCTAACGATTGGAAACAAACGATGTTGCAACCGCTTTAAATCATCAAATCCTGTTAGTGGCTTAAGGGGGGTGCTGAGAGTTGTCTCAATAAGTGCTTTAAGCTTTAAAGCCGCTGAATGATAGCTATAGTTCAACAAAAACTGTTTTCGCAGCGCGAGTGAATCCGAGTGAGAAAGCGTTTTTTTCAAGGCTTGCGCAATCACCTTATCTAAAGGCTCATCCGGCAATAAACGCGCCACACCATCCTTAACTAATTGCAACATCGGCTCAGTTGCCGAAACCAATAATGGTATACCCATCCCAATCGCGTCAATCGCTTTCGCCGGCAACTGAAATTTAGAAATAGGATGATTGACATCCTGTGGCAAGATCACTAAGTCCGCCATCACAATAATTTCAGGAATGGCTGAAAACGGCTGATTAGGTAAATAAAGAACCTTACCATAAGCCAGTTGACTTACCTGAGCAGTCACACTTTTATCAGGTGCTTCACCGACTACAACCAACAGAATATTTGCATCATTTAGCTTACCAACCGCCTCGGCAATCTCACCCACGCCTTTATGAACGCGAGGCGTACCAAAAAACATCACCACTTTCGCATCAACAGGGATGGAATATTTTTCACGCTGGCGTACTTTAGAAAAAAGTGCCGGATCAAACGCATTTTCATCACGCACATGCGGAATCACTGTACCGCCAAATTCTCCCTCTAACGCCACATTAGACGTAATTAAAGCATCCGCACAATCGCGCGTTAGGCTATCCGTTAAACGTGACCAAATCTCGCCAAACGGCTCCGTCTCTTTTTGCAAAACTGCGTCCGGCATACTGAGCACCTCAGCAAGCGAATAAGGTTGCGCATGTCTAAAAAAAGCCAATTCATGATCGTCCACATC
Coding sequences:
- a CDS encoding YgfZ/GcvT domain-containing protein, whose protein sequence is MQTAAAMDSTWQTFLLSQNAQFDETGKIQTFGTPELERYLIKHGPVLTSLSHQALLKVSGDDAQAFLQGQLTSDINQVSDTQAQMSAYCDPKGNVLAIFTVFKYQGDFYLSFDGSLSQSIQKRLQMFVMRSAVKIEDVANQLIQIGFAGEFADIDVQRRLESKVKTVFETALSKDPSIADVLIIKVPGPYHKYAIFGPAEQMQTVWTKLRVNCDVTNHNDWQLLDIAAAVPNVTDKTSGQFTAQFLNLDKFSAISFKKGCFPGQEIIARIHYRGKITKRMLRIRLQENLDLHAGDVLALTDSQGKIHKLDVINCRADIFNGCLCNAIGTLKSLDAVEGELQSSEGQSAIIEPLPYSILEEK
- a CDS encoding acyltransferase, which codes for MDWFKQKFKKLWSWLVKARHLHQYVVLGALDQNQINIGKNSAFKGLNAFVFKPGAVNNRIEIGDNFRARKLQIIFKGQNNQVIIGDNVKWSGRILVDGCGLEVRIGENTTAESVYLLSRDQNVTIGKNCMISREIEIRSTDVHKIYLLETGQRVNEANPLIVGDHVWIAARAFLSKNTVIPNNCVIGACSFVNKAFTEENTIIAGSPAKVVKRGVDWKR
- a CDS encoding glycosyltransferase family 1 protein, which codes for MIIIEERENPSTDYFVLPQFPLTKFDVKRCTFNQGISADLLTDAIVVFVRYLPKKWRQLVAENRVVLKSLYFFMDDDLLDLKASKGMPLRYRWKLLTLAALHKNWLLQQQAEFWVSTPYLLNKYHAYSPDLMTPKPVQALHNSVKVFYHGSASHKAEIEWLLPVMTAVLARNKNVCFEIIGGPSVYQAFKGLPRVQVIHPMGWEAYQHFIKQPGRHIGLAPLLDSAFNAARSYTKVFDITQAGAVGIYSVNSESAGFVASICSSGVIPAGLVLPLEPALWIEAILELADDVERRQLMLEQAQVRLASLACNKSKAL
- a CDS encoding PAS domain-containing hybrid sensor histidine kinase/response regulator, whose product is MKQSSALRYSLLIGLATLSLGVLISFTMLGFFVHSQYQQDNQKNQQLLNNESRFVEHLMTQRLRSFQQHLALLQKNLSTNQQLIDQEASAEIAKQLQTLQYQQLQTFIQTHPHFSEIILFDKQMRNRAEIFSHSIQNAAQSTFQLNPEFSNEIQQLQPNDIFLSKLQLDTLNAMQENRTFILMATPYTNNAKPSVTQGYIAVKISLQELLLPLYPFNNDKTPINHLMNLWILERNLSALSINPITPLWEQMNSLSTASSDVFTGLSEMLTRAQKEGTQTRPIENHQYQVRAIQLQQVPVKNTHNALPHTVIDHFTPLYLIGRSAYSADITTYILQTPQLRPMIYGILLLNLLLTILITVFAWRHAKNKIARDKDNNLLHHFIQKAPQAVMVANANGEVQLSNQSALNLIPRLLAEQNAQKKHSHSASIEKPENFNLLSQLSSDEQYKLFQLETLFKRIYLPADNRYSGKYFYCKIFAIEHNHELLAIGATYSDQTQIEEAQQHLKETQERISAIFDSAADAILVVNQQGTIIEHNVTAEQMFGYSAEEFKGLKVEQLMPERFRHNHVQVRENYMHRPRMRLMQDAALLSAQNKNGEVFPIEASLNAVKSDDKLVVCTVRDIRERQRIQQQLNQAQKMDAIGKLTGGIAHDFNNLIAIIVGNLDLSEVYLEKNNVSQAHQSIKKAQQVTERATNLTKRLLAFARKQTLAPEKIHLKTLLEAELEMIERVVSKQVRLHLQVNDNLPDITADRLEFQTALLNLAINANDAMPDGGDIFIQASMSEISEEQSFLGESLKAGEYVVVSVTDTGSGIAKAEQDRIFEPFYTNKPVGKGTGLGLSMVYGFMKQSNGQVKLYSEVGIGSSFSLFFPAVNTPQKGAEQLLYEPTPVQHQANQMSRANHKRYRLLLVDDEYELLSLAQKCLESVGYHVICANSSQAAIHEIENHGSQIDLVFSDVIMPEKNGLQLAEQIHNLFPDIPVIFSSGFPEEALQQHQQTDYPIKILKKPYRKAELLDYIEQHLPKK
- a CDS encoding chemotaxis protein CheW; this translates as MQQSQMEMAVTSKQEFLTFIIGREQFGVEIQRVQEIRGWERPNPLPNVPPFVKGVVDLRGNIVPIIDLRERFRLKAEYKPTTVVIVVHVLTSQGERTVGLVVDAVSDVKTFDINSLQPPPDTSTDIKAQFIIGLASIESTEQSRAADSAAKVKASRMVVLVNIDRLVNEGLIEEITSDLP